The Natator depressus isolate rNatDep1 chromosome 11, rNatDep2.hap1, whole genome shotgun sequence genome includes a window with the following:
- the IHH gene encoding indian hedgehog protein: MKLARLLLLLSGCALLLAPAVRGCGPGRVVGSRRRPPRKLIPLAYKQFSPNVPEKTLGASGRYEGKIARNSERFKELTPNYNPDIIFKDEENTGADRLMTQRCKDRLNSLAISVMNQWPGVKLRVTEGWDEDGHHSEESLHYEGRAVDITTSDRDRNKYGLLARLAVEAGFDWVYYESKAHIHCSVKSEHSAAAKTGGCFPARALATLESGARTPLWALRPGQRVLAMDEQGRATYSDFLAFLDKEASAPTTFHVIETQEPPRRLALTPAHLLFVAENSTAPAARFQAAFASHVRPGHYVLVAEVGMSLRPARVVDVSTQTDFGAYAPLTRHGTLVVDDVVASCFALVQEQRLAQLAFWPLRLYHSLAGGHRTQPEGVHWYSGLLYHLGRLLLAPESFHPLGTAQFES, from the exons ATGAAGCTGGCCCGGCTCCTGCTGCTCCTGAGCGGGTGcgcgctgctgctggccccggcGGTGCGGGGGTGCGGGCCGGGCCGGGTGGTGGGCAGCCGCCGGCGGCCCCCCAGGAAGCTCATCCCGCTGGCTTACAAGCAGTTCAGCCCCAACGTGCCCGAGAAAACCCTGGGCGCCAGCGGCAGGTACGAGGGCAAGATCGCCCGGAACTCGGAGCGCTTTAAGGAGCTGACCCCCAACTACAACCCCGACATCATCTTCAAGGACGAAGAGAATACGGGAGCCGACCGCCTCATGACCCAG CGCTGCAAGGACCGCCTGAACTCCCTGGCCATCTCGGTGATGAACCAGTGGCCGGGGGTGAAGCTGCGGGTGACCGAGGGCTGGGACGAGGACGGGCACCACTCGGAGGAGTCGCTGCACTACGAGGGCCGAGCCGTGGACATCACCACCTCCGACCGGGACCGCAACAAGTACGGGCTGCTGGCGCGCCTGGCCGTGGAGGCCGGCTTCGACTGGGTCTACTACGAGTCCAAGGCCCACATCCACTGCTCCGTCAAGTCAG AGCATTCGGCGGCAGCGAAGACGGGTGGCTGCTTCCCTGCCCGGGCCCTGGCGACGCTGGAGAGTGGGGCGAGGACCCCGCTGTGGGCGCTGCGCCCGGGGCAGCGGGTGCTGGCTATGGACGAGCAGGGCCGGGCCACCTACAGCGACTTCCTGGCCTTCCTGGACAAGGAGGCGTCGGCGCCCACCACCTTCCACGTGATCGAGACCCAGGAGCCGCCCCGTCGACTGGCCCTGACCCCTGCCCACTTGCTGTTCGTGGCCGAGAACTCCACGGCGCCCGCTGCCCGCTTCCAGGCCGCCTTCGCCAGCCACGTGCGGCCTGGCCACTACgtgctggtggcagaggtggggatgAGCCTGCGGCCGGCCAGGGTGGTGGATGTCTCCACCCAGACAGACTTCGGGGCCTACGCCCCCCTCACCCGTCACGGGACCCTGGTGGTGGACGACGTGGTGGCCTCCTGCTTCGCCCTGGTgcaggagcagcggctggcgCAGCTGGCGTTCTGGCCGCTCCGGCTGTACCATAGCCTGGCGGGCGGGCACAGGACGCAGCCGGAGGGCGTGCACTGGTACTCGGGGCTGCTGTACCACCTGGgccggctgctgctggccccggaGAGCTTCCACCCGCTGGGGACGGCCCAGTTCGAGAGCTGA